Proteins encoded within one genomic window of Hevea brasiliensis isolate MT/VB/25A 57/8 chromosome 8, ASM3005281v1, whole genome shotgun sequence:
- the LOC110649229 gene encoding aquaporin TIP1-3, translated as MPVARIAVGNPGEASQPDAIRAALAEFFSMIIFVFAGEGSGMAFSKLTNNGSTTPAGLIAASLAHAFALFVAVSVGANISGGHVNPAVTFGAFIGGNITLLRGILYWIAQLLGSVVACLLLKFATGGLETSAFALSSGVSSWNAVVFEIVMTFGLVYTVYATAVDPKKGNVGTVAPIAIGFIVGANILAGGAFDGASMNPAVSFGPAVVSWTWTSHWVYWVGPLIGAAIAAIVYDNIFIGKNAHEPLSTNDF; from the exons atgccGGTCGCCAGAATTGCAGTTGGGAATCCAGGAGAAGCCAGCCAGCCAGACGCTATCAGGGCGGCTCTGGCGGAGTTCTTCTCTATGATTATTTTCGTATTCGCCGGTGAAGGATCCGGCATGGCTTTCA GTAAGTTAACGAACAATGGGTCGACAACGCCGGCAGGTTTAATAGCTGCATCCCTGGCTCATGCATTTGCACTTTTTGTGGCGGTTTCGGTTGGTGCTAACATCTCTGGGGGCCATGTAAATCCTGCTGTCACTTTTGGTGCATTTATTGGAGGAAACATCACTCTTTTGAGAGGGATTTTGTACTGGATTGCTCAGTTGCTTGGATCTGTTGTTGCTTGCTTGCTCCTTAAATTCGCCACTGGTGGATTG GAAACATCAGCATTTGCGTTATCATCTGGGGTGTCTTCATGGAACGCGGTTGTGTTTGAGATAGTGATGACCTTCGGCCTAGTCTACACTGTGTATGCCACtgcagtggatcccaagaaagggAACGTGGGAACTGTTGCCCCTATTGCAATTGGTTTCATTGTTGGTGCCAACATTTTGGCTGGTGGTGCTTTTGATGGTGCATCCATGAACCCAGCAGTTTCCTTTGGCCCTGCTGTTGTAAGCTGGACATGGACTAGTCACTGGGTCTATTGGGTGGGTCCACTGATTGGTGCTGCCATTGCAGCCATTGTCTATGATAACATCTTCATTGGAAAAAATGCACATGAGCCACTTTCCACAAatgatttttaa
- the LOC110649227 gene encoding F-box/kelch-repeat protein At3g23880 — MMLNEEAMSISMPRLPRDLIIEILTKLPVKSLLKFKSVCKSWYSIITDPQFVKLHSKSPRLFLHCLAVRFDGAAVEEYHSVDYEAVVDKCVYYQAMVKFQFPLKEAWVSICGSCNGLIFMMSVMNELFVWNPSTGDLKELPQSDLCFLINQGSYCHGFGYDKSIDDYKVVVYGLSMGLSPPKSHVQVLTLKTNTWGIIQDVEFYRNVDPYYGVFANGALHWIANPSSSSETMDLIAFDLAEEKFQVLPQPEPALPFRKRALSVVNGWLCLCKGELDSGIDVWIMKEYGVKESWIKLITVPPHLFHNPNVWSCDKGFLPLCISRDGDIFGILDDHLLIECNVKQNWFRCIKIDSGSIFNHRGKKFRWTSYRLIRAIWYEESLVSTR; from the coding sequence ATGATGCTGAACGAAGAAGCCATGTCAATATCAATGCCAAGACTTCCCCGGGATTTGATTATAGAGATACTGACAAAATTACCTGTTAAATCTCTGCTGAAATTCAAGAGCGTATGCAAGTCATGGTACTCAATCATCACCGacccacaatttgttaaactccaTTCCAAATCGCCTAGATTGTTCTTGCACTGCCTGGCCGTAAGATTTGACGGGGCTGCTGTTGAAGAATATCATTCTGTAGATTATGAAGCTGTAGTCGACAAATGTGTCTATTATCAAGCAATGGTAAAATTCCAATTTCCATTGAAAGAAGCATGGGTCAGTATATGTGGCTCTTGCAATGGCTTGATATTTATGATGAGTGTGATGAACGAGTTGTTTGTATGGAATCCATCAACAGGAGATTTAAAGGAGTTGCCACAATCTGACTTGTGCTTTTTAATCAATCAGGGGTCTTATTGCCATGGCTTTGGTTATGATAAATCCATTGATGATTACAAGGTAGTTGTATACGGTTTGAGCATGGGACTATCTCCTCCCAAATCTCATGTCCAAGTGCTTACTCTGAAAACAAATACCTGGGGAATAATTCAGGACGTCGAATTCTATAGAAATGTTGATCCCTATTATGGGGTTTTTGCCAACGGAGCTCTTCATTGGATAGCAAATCCTAGTTCTTCTTCTGAAACTATGGACTTGATAGCTTTTGATCTTGCAGAGGAGAAATTTCAAGTGCTTCCACAACCAGAACCAGCTTTACCTTTCAGGAAGCGCGCTCTGTCCGTTGTAAATGGATGGCTCTGTTTATGCAAGGGAGAACTTGATAGTGGCATTGATGTATGGATAATGAAGGAGTATGGAGTGAAAGAATCTTGGATCAAATTGATTACAGTGCCCCCACATCTATTCCATAATCCGAATGTATGGAGTTGTGATAAGGGTTTTCTACCGCTTTGCATTTCCAGGGATGGAGATATATTTGGGATCCTCGACGATCACCTGTTAATAGAGTGCAATGTAAAGCAAAATTGGTTCCGATGCATCAAAATTGACAGTGGATCAATCTTCAATCACAGAGGAAAAAAATTTCGGTGGACATCGTATCGTCTCATTCGGGCTATTTGGTACGAGGAGAGTTTAGTATCAACTAGATAG
- the LOC110649230 gene encoding protein COFACTOR ASSEMBLY OF COMPLEX C SUBUNIT B CCB3, chloroplastic-like, protein MAMCSLHFSNTHIRGWRPFRHKKHKFNFSETFMCPTRGNPSEGHQVSRSSMHCSAVNKELLSTCANISDLPLSVVEDVRCINLNVVEASEATSKFIQSFTLADLDPATAKLLIGFLGPFLSAFGFLFILRIVMSWYPKLPVGKFPYVIAYAPTEPILIPTRKVIPPVGGVDVTPVVWFGLISFLNEILVGPQGLLVLLSQQVN, encoded by the exons ATGGCAATGTGTTCCTTGCACTTCAGCAACACCCATATAAGAG GATGGAGGCCCTTTAGACACAAGAAACACAAATTCAACTTTTCT GAAACGTTCATGTGTCCAACAAGAGGAAATCCAAGTGAGGGCCATCAAGTGTCACGGTCTAGCATGCATTGCTCTGCAGTCAACAAGGAACTGCTTTCAACATGTGCAAACATTTCAGATTTGCCATTAAGCGTTGTTGAGGATGTAAGATGTATCAATCTCAATGTTGTGGAAGCATCCGAAGCTACCTCAAAGTTCATTCAGAGTTTTACACTGGCAGATTTAGACCCTGCCACGGCAAAGCTATTAATTGGTTTTTTGGGGCCATTTCTCTCAGCATTTGGCTTTCTATTTATTTTGAGAATAGTAATGTCCTGGTACCCAAAGCTTCCTGTCGGGAAATTTCCATATGTCATAGCTTATGCTCCCACAGAACCAATTCTCATTCCAACCCGGAAGGTGATTCCACCTGTTGGAGGAGTGGATGTGACTCCTGTGGTCTGGTTTGGATTGATAAGTTTCCTAAATGAAATACTGGTTGGCCCTCAAGGACTTCTGGTTCTTCTTTCTCAACAGGTTAACTGA